The Xanthomonas sontii genome contains a region encoding:
- a CDS encoding TenA family transcriptional regulator produces the protein MSFHARLLAETQAERADLIAIPIIQTALAGQIAGADYVAFLGQAYHHVRHTVPLLMACGARLPARLEWLRSAVAEYIEEELGHQEWILDDLAACGADRAAAAASMPSAATELMVAYAYDTIARGNPVGFFGMVLVLEGTSVALATRAAESIETSLGLPRNAFSYLRSHGDLDIEHAGFFEGLMDRLDDADDQRAVVHAAKRFYGLYGDIFRSLRAQPALPMAEAA, from the coding sequence ATGAGTTTCCATGCCCGGCTGCTCGCCGAGACCCAGGCCGAACGCGCCGACCTGATCGCCATCCCGATCATCCAGACTGCCCTGGCCGGGCAGATCGCCGGCGCCGACTACGTCGCCTTCCTCGGCCAGGCCTATCACCACGTGCGCCATACCGTGCCCCTGCTGATGGCCTGCGGCGCGCGCCTGCCGGCACGGCTGGAATGGCTGCGCAGCGCGGTGGCCGAGTACATCGAGGAAGAACTGGGCCACCAGGAGTGGATCCTCGACGACCTGGCCGCCTGCGGCGCCGACCGCGCCGCCGCCGCCGCCTCGATGCCATCGGCGGCGACCGAACTGATGGTGGCCTACGCCTACGACACCATCGCCCGCGGCAATCCGGTCGGCTTCTTCGGCATGGTGCTGGTGCTGGAAGGCACCAGCGTGGCGCTGGCCACGCGCGCGGCCGAGAGCATCGAGACCTCGCTGGGTCTGCCGCGCAACGCCTTCAGCTACCTGCGCTCGCACGGCGACCTGGACATCGAGCATGCCGGCTTCTTCGAAGGCCTGATGGACCGGCTCGACGATGCCGACGACCAGCGCGCCGTGGTGCATGCGGCCAAGCGCTTCTACGGCCTGTACGGCGACATTTTCCGCAGCCTGCGCGCACAGCCGGCGCTGCCCATGGCGGAGGCCGCATGA
- a CDS encoding AMP-binding protein — MSTPGVADLLAGLRGDDARVLYADGALRERDLLERAQRLADALQGHGVHCVASRLDNGPEWLLLDLAIRLGGGVHVPLPTFFSPAQVQYALASSGAQGLIAAPGPALADLDGEALRLPEPGLAGRRLVQAPVALPADTGCITYTSGTTGQPKGVCLSADALLQVAGSLADAASALAPRRHLCLMPLSTLLENVGGLYAPLLSGAQIALPSLAEIGYSGAAGLDIPTLIACLHRYQPHSVILVPQLLLGLVMAAERGVPLPASLRYLAVGGGRVGPGLLRRAAALQLPVFEGYGLTECASVVALNRPEAQRLGSVGRPLPHARVQVVDGELQVEGVRCLGYLGAPGPAPGPIATGDLGHVDADGFVHITGRRKHVFITAFGRNVSPEWVESELLQHPLIAQAVVCGEARAHNLAVLWPRRAGEDDAALHGALAEVNAGLPDYARVAGFVRAAAPFSAADGLLTGNGRPRRDAILQRYADAVAQRYAELEPDPAPGAFQ, encoded by the coding sequence GTGAGCACGCCCGGCGTCGCCGACCTGCTGGCCGGCTTGCGCGGCGACGACGCGCGCGTGCTTTACGCCGATGGGGCGCTGCGCGAGCGCGATCTGCTCGAGCGCGCACAGCGCCTGGCCGATGCGCTGCAGGGACATGGGGTGCATTGCGTCGCCAGCCGCCTGGACAACGGCCCCGAGTGGCTGCTGCTGGACCTGGCGATCCGCCTGGGTGGCGGCGTGCACGTGCCGCTGCCGACTTTCTTCAGCCCGGCGCAGGTGCAGTACGCCCTGGCCAGCAGCGGCGCGCAGGGGCTGATCGCGGCGCCGGGTCCGGCGCTGGCCGACCTCGACGGCGAGGCGCTGCGCCTGCCGGAGCCGGGACTGGCAGGCCGGCGCCTGGTGCAGGCGCCGGTGGCGCTGCCTGCGGACACCGGCTGCATCACCTACACCTCCGGCACCACCGGCCAGCCGAAGGGCGTGTGCCTGAGCGCCGACGCGTTGCTGCAGGTCGCCGGCTCGCTGGCCGACGCCGCCTCGGCGCTGGCGCCGCGCCGGCACCTGTGCCTGATGCCGCTGTCGACGCTGCTGGAGAACGTCGGCGGCCTGTACGCGCCGCTGCTGTCCGGCGCGCAGATCGCGCTGCCGTCGCTGGCCGAGATCGGCTACAGCGGCGCTGCCGGCCTGGACATCCCGACCCTGATCGCCTGCCTGCACCGCTACCAGCCGCACAGCGTGATCCTGGTGCCGCAGTTGCTACTGGGGCTGGTCATGGCCGCCGAGCGCGGCGTGCCGCTGCCCGCCTCGTTGCGCTACCTGGCGGTCGGCGGTGGCCGCGTCGGCCCGGGGCTGCTGCGCCGTGCGGCGGCGCTGCAGTTGCCGGTGTTCGAAGGCTACGGCCTGACCGAGTGCGCCTCGGTCGTGGCCTTGAACCGGCCCGAGGCGCAGCGCCTGGGCAGCGTCGGACGGCCGCTGCCGCATGCGCGGGTGCAGGTGGTCGATGGCGAACTGCAGGTCGAGGGCGTGCGCTGCCTGGGCTACCTGGGCGCGCCCGGCCCGGCACCGGGGCCGATCGCCACCGGCGACCTGGGCCATGTCGATGCCGACGGCTTCGTGCACATCACCGGCCGCCGCAAGCATGTGTTCATCACCGCGTTCGGCCGCAACGTCTCGCCGGAGTGGGTGGAAAGCGAACTGCTGCAGCATCCGCTGATCGCCCAAGCGGTGGTGTGCGGCGAGGCGCGTGCGCACAACCTGGCGGTGCTGTGGCCGCGCCGCGCCGGCGAAGACGACGCCGCGCTGCACGGCGCGCTGGCCGAGGTCAATGCCGGCCTGCCCGATTACGCCCGCGTCGCCGGCTTCGTGCGCGCCGCCGCGCCGTTCAGCGCCGCCGACGGTCTGCTCACCGGCAACGGCCGCCCGCGCCGCGACGCCATCCTGCAGCGCTACGCCGACGCCGTGGCGCAGCGCTATGCCGAACTCGAACCCGATCCCGCCCCAGGAGCCTTCCAATGA
- a CDS encoding TolC family outer membrane protein: protein MIRRSLVLALAAALFPLAANATDLLQVYEMARNSDPQLASAESTRLYDKEGEVQARAALLPQINGSASLQRNHSEVERGGGELAGTGKSRSYAVQGQQTLVNFAQFSNLRAQKARSLAADYTLDSANDDLIVRTSAAYFNVLVAIESLVAAETNEAAAKKQFDYADKRLEVGLAPITDVHEARAEYDQARADTINARNSLQDLYQALTQITGQPVRDLRGLPEDFRPQLPATGGDIDSLIASALDKNPSLRSYQYQVQAAEASVSAARAGHLPTLSLSASAGRDANWGNSVSGSGSTPRADSNTIGLTLNIPIFAGGATQSGVRQALAQRDIAQDTYELQKRALDRNTRNAYQTVVAGISEIEARRLAVVSAQAAFDASQVGLEVGTRTVLDVVQNQRTLYQAQLAYAQARYNFLQNRLLLSQALGSLDVAEVQSINALLTQSAESKLNSANSTQ, encoded by the coding sequence ATGATCCGCCGATCCCTCGTCCTGGCGCTGGCCGCCGCGCTGTTTCCGTTGGCCGCCAACGCCACGGACCTGCTGCAAGTCTACGAAATGGCCCGCAACAGCGACCCGCAGTTGGCCTCCGCGGAATCGACCCGGCTGTACGACAAGGAAGGCGAAGTGCAGGCGCGCGCCGCCCTGCTGCCGCAGATCAACGGCAGCGCGTCGCTGCAGCGCAACCATAGCGAAGTCGAGCGCGGCGGCGGCGAACTGGCCGGCACCGGCAAGAGCCGCAGCTACGCCGTGCAGGGCCAGCAGACCCTGGTCAACTTCGCCCAGTTCTCCAACCTGCGCGCGCAGAAGGCGCGCAGCCTGGCTGCCGACTACACTCTGGATTCGGCCAACGACGACCTGATCGTGCGCACCTCGGCGGCCTACTTCAACGTGCTGGTGGCGATCGAATCGCTGGTCGCCGCCGAGACCAACGAAGCCGCCGCCAAGAAGCAGTTCGACTATGCCGACAAGCGCCTGGAAGTGGGCCTGGCGCCGATCACCGACGTGCACGAAGCCCGCGCCGAGTACGACCAGGCCCGCGCCGACACGATCAATGCGCGCAACTCGCTGCAGGACCTGTACCAGGCGCTGACCCAGATCACCGGCCAGCCGGTGCGCGACCTGCGCGGCCTGCCGGAGGATTTCCGTCCGCAGCTGCCGGCCACCGGCGGCGACATCGACAGCCTGATCGCCTCGGCGCTGGACAAGAACCCGTCGCTGCGGTCCTACCAGTACCAGGTGCAGGCGGCCGAGGCCAGCGTCTCGGCGGCACGCGCCGGGCACCTGCCGACGCTGAGCCTGTCGGCCAGCGCCGGCCGCGACGCGAACTGGGGCAACAGCGTCTCCGGCAGCGGCAGCACCCCGCGCGCCGACAGCAACACCATCGGCCTGACCTTGAACATCCCGATCTTCGCCGGCGGCGCCACCCAGTCCGGCGTGCGCCAGGCGCTGGCGCAGCGCGACATCGCCCAGGACACCTACGAACTGCAGAAGCGCGCGCTCGACCGCAACACCCGCAACGCCTACCAGACGGTGGTGGCCGGGATCAGCGAGATCGAGGCGCGGCGCCTGGCGGTGGTCTCGGCGCAGGCCGCGTTCGATGCCTCGCAGGTCGGCCTGGAAGTGGGCACCCGCACCGTGCTGGACGTGGTGCAGAACCAGCGCACCCTGTACCAGGCGCAGCTGGCCTACGCGCAGGCGCGCTACAACTTCCTGCAGAACCGTCTGCTGCTGAGCCAGGCGCTCGGCTCGCTGGACGTGGCCGAGGTGCAGTCGATCAACGCGCTGCTGACCCAGAGCGCCGAGTCCAAGCTCAACTCCGCCAACAGCACGCAGTAA
- a CDS encoding thermostable hemolysin yields MAIVPLSAASGFRFADPVLVDALHPDRAQVEAFIARVYRERYGAVLRGFLPHLLAYHGADGRLQAALGLRCASEGPLFVEQYLAQPAELAIAERMPRRVVRTELVEVGNFAAEHAGDARAMIRALTCTLHGAGLRWVLFVATRQLRNAFDRLHLATVELGEARGQDLRDDPSDWGDYYAAQPRLMFGDIAAGHAFLQREAEPRHGVLPTFRACLAGAP; encoded by the coding sequence ATGGCCATCGTCCCCCTCTCCGCTGCTTCCGGTTTCCGCTTCGCCGATCCTGTGCTGGTCGATGCCCTGCATCCCGATCGCGCGCAGGTGGAAGCCTTCATCGCCCGGGTCTACCGCGAGCGCTACGGCGCGGTCCTGCGCGGCTTTCTTCCGCACCTGCTCGCCTACCACGGCGCCGACGGTCGCCTGCAGGCCGCGCTGGGGCTGCGCTGCGCCAGCGAGGGTCCGCTGTTCGTCGAGCAGTACCTGGCGCAGCCGGCCGAGCTGGCGATCGCCGAGCGGATGCCGCGGCGGGTGGTGCGCACGGAGTTGGTGGAGGTGGGCAATTTCGCCGCCGAGCACGCCGGCGACGCGCGGGCGATGATCCGCGCGTTGACCTGCACCCTGCATGGTGCGGGCCTGCGCTGGGTGTTGTTCGTGGCGACCCGGCAACTACGCAACGCCTTCGACCGCCTGCACCTGGCCACTGTGGAGCTGGGCGAGGCGCGCGGCCAGGACCTGCGCGACGATCCCAGCGACTGGGGCGACTACTACGCGGCGCAGCCGCGGCTGATGTTCGGCGACATCGCCGCCGGGCACGCCTTCCTGCAGCGCGAGGCGGAACCCCGCCACGGCGTGCTGCCCACGTTCCGCGCCTGCCTGGCGGGGGCGCCGTGA
- a CDS encoding tetratricopeptide repeat protein, translating into MNVRLRALSLLLALSPLGAAVAAAPLTPAVVAVRDQWAQVAYQTPKPQRLQAYASLAAQAAAARQAAPRDPAALIWEGIVLSSEAGERGGLGALGLVKRARSDFEQALALDPAALNGAGCTSLGALYYQVPGWPVGFGDDAKARALLQQGLQYDPDGIDANYFYGDFLRAQKDWSGAAAALRKALAAPPRPGREVADHGRRQQIQAALHEVETRLASR; encoded by the coding sequence ATGAACGTCCGTCTGCGTGCGCTGTCGTTGTTGCTTGCGCTGTCGCCGCTGGGGGCGGCCGTCGCCGCCGCGCCGCTGACGCCGGCAGTGGTCGCGGTGCGCGACCAGTGGGCCCAGGTCGCCTACCAGACGCCGAAGCCGCAGCGCCTGCAGGCCTATGCCAGCCTGGCCGCGCAGGCGGCCGCCGCCCGCCAGGCGGCGCCGCGCGATCCGGCGGCGCTGATCTGGGAGGGCATCGTGCTGTCCAGCGAAGCCGGCGAGCGCGGCGGCCTCGGTGCGCTGGGCCTGGTCAAGCGCGCCCGCAGCGATTTCGAGCAGGCGCTGGCGCTGGACCCGGCCGCCCTGAACGGCGCCGGCTGCACCAGCCTGGGCGCGCTGTACTACCAGGTGCCGGGCTGGCCGGTGGGCTTCGGCGACGACGCCAAGGCGCGCGCGCTGCTGCAGCAGGGCCTGCAGTACGACCCGGACGGCATCGACGCCAATTACTTCTACGGCGATTTCCTGCGCGCGCAGAAGGACTGGAGCGGCGCCGCGGCGGCGCTGCGCAAGGCCCTGGCGGCGCCGCCGCGGCCCGGCCGCGAGGTGGCCGACCACGGCCGCCGCCAGCAGATCCAGGCGGCGCTGCACGAGGTCGAAACGCGTCTTGCCAGCCGCTGA
- a CDS encoding ATP-binding protein: MLGGLLGVVVPVFALTALLSYRAGLQEAGEMFDAKLVQSSRVLLSLVDEPLDDLSRLGPAGDAIVIRGWHGQAQGVGEALAFRTGHAYESKLAFQVRDRNGHLLLRSDSGPTRQLAPLRAGFADVTLDGDRWRTFSLRSPGGRWFQTGEQADIREELAEDIALGTALPLLLALPVLVVLVWLLVSWASGALSRVSQAIGERDPQRLEPLPLQGVPREILGLVAAVNGLMRRLQTALERERRFIADAAHELRTPIAALKVHADNLRQARDADERSESQRHLDASVRRVERLVAQLLTLSRVEPGAAAAALSPLALDALVALQVEEARDQAARRGQHLHLRRNDPARLPANEAALSALVRNLIDNALRYAPPQGQVEVALCAGRDGVCFSVEDSGPGIPAEARERVFARFHRELGSGVEGSGLGLAIVREVVTAHGGEVTLDASPTLGGLRVCVTLPLPP, encoded by the coding sequence TTGCTGGGCGGCCTGCTCGGCGTGGTGGTGCCGGTGTTCGCGCTGACCGCGCTGTTGAGCTACCGCGCCGGCCTGCAGGAGGCCGGCGAGATGTTCGATGCCAAGCTGGTGCAGTCCTCGCGCGTGTTGCTGAGCCTGGTCGACGAGCCGCTGGACGATCTGTCGCGGCTGGGTCCGGCCGGCGACGCCATCGTGATCCGCGGCTGGCATGGCCAGGCGCAGGGCGTGGGCGAGGCGCTGGCGTTCCGCACCGGGCACGCCTACGAAAGCAAACTCGCGTTCCAGGTGCGCGACCGCAATGGCCATCTGCTGCTGCGCTCGGACAGCGGGCCGACCCGGCAGCTGGCGCCGCTGCGCGCCGGCTTCGCCGACGTCACCCTGGACGGCGACCGCTGGCGCACCTTCAGCCTGCGCTCGCCGGGCGGGCGCTGGTTCCAGACCGGCGAACAGGCCGATATCCGCGAGGAACTGGCCGAGGACATCGCGCTGGGCACGGCCCTGCCGTTGCTGCTGGCCCTGCCGGTGCTGGTGGTGCTGGTGTGGCTGCTGGTGAGCTGGGCCAGCGGCGCCCTGAGCCGGGTCTCGCAGGCGATCGGCGAGCGCGACCCGCAGCGGCTGGAACCGCTGCCGCTGCAGGGCGTGCCGCGCGAGATCCTCGGCCTGGTCGCCGCGGTCAACGGGCTGATGCGGCGCCTGCAGACCGCGCTGGAGCGCGAACGCCGCTTCATCGCCGATGCCGCGCACGAACTGCGCACCCCCATCGCCGCGCTGAAGGTGCACGCCGACAACCTGCGCCAGGCCCGCGACGCCGACGAGCGCAGCGAATCGCAGCGGCACCTGGACGCCAGCGTGCGCCGGGTGGAGCGGCTGGTCGCACAGTTGCTGACCCTGAGCCGGGTCGAGCCGGGCGCTGCCGCCGCGGCGCTGTCGCCGCTGGCGCTGGACGCGCTGGTGGCGTTGCAGGTGGAGGAGGCGCGCGACCAGGCCGCGCGCCGCGGCCAGCACCTGCACCTGCGCCGCAACGACCCGGCACGGCTGCCGGCCAACGAGGCGGCGCTGTCGGCGCTGGTGCGCAACCTGATCGACAACGCGCTGCGCTATGCGCCGCCGCAGGGCCAGGTCGAGGTGGCGCTGTGCGCTGGCCGTGACGGCGTCTGCTTCAGCGTCGAGGATTCCGGCCCCGGCATCCCGGCCGAGGCGCGCGAGCGGGTGTTCGCGCGCTTCCACCGCGAGCTGGGCAGTGGCGTGGAAGGCAGCGGCCTGGGCCTGGCGATCGTGCGTGAGGTGGTGACCGCGCACGGCGGCGAGGTGACCCTGGACGCCTCGCCGACCCTGGGCGGCCTGCGCGTCTGCGTGACCCTGCCGCTCCCCCCGTGA
- a CDS encoding response regulator transcription factor, translating to MRILLVEDDLSLGEGIRTALRRAAYSVDWVQDGAAALAAIGDGEIDLVLLDLGLPRMDGLEVIRRTRQLGADVPILVLSARERPADRALGLDVGADDYLGKPFDTTELLARTRALLRRSAGRATPQLEIGALHLDPERLAVRWRGRALDLTRREFALLWLLAERHGRAIARDSIQQRLYGWDEDVASNAVDVHVHQLRRKLDPALIRTVRGVGYALDTQAATAAP from the coding sequence ATGCGCATCCTGCTGGTGGAAGACGATCTGTCGCTGGGAGAGGGCATCCGCACCGCCCTGCGCCGCGCCGCCTATTCGGTGGACTGGGTGCAGGACGGTGCCGCCGCGCTGGCCGCGATCGGCGATGGCGAGATCGACCTGGTGCTGCTGGACCTGGGGCTGCCGCGGATGGACGGGCTGGAGGTGATCCGGCGCACCCGCCAGCTCGGTGCCGACGTGCCGATCCTGGTGCTCAGCGCGCGTGAGCGGCCGGCCGACCGTGCGCTGGGCCTGGACGTGGGCGCCGACGATTACCTGGGCAAGCCCTTCGACACCACCGAACTGCTGGCGCGCACGCGTGCGCTGCTGCGGCGCAGCGCCGGCCGCGCCACGCCGCAGTTGGAGATCGGCGCGCTGCACCTGGACCCGGAGCGCCTGGCGGTGCGCTGGCGCGGCCGTGCCCTGGACCTGACCCGGCGCGAGTTCGCCCTGCTGTGGCTGCTGGCCGAGCGCCACGGCCGCGCCATCGCCCGCGATTCGATCCAGCAGCGGCTGTACGGCTGGGACGAGGATGTGGCCAGCAACGCAGTGGACGTGCACGTGCACCAGTTGCGGCGCAAGCTCGATCCGGCGCTGATCCGCACCGTGCGCGGGGTCGGCTACGCGCTCGACACCCAGGCCGCGACGGCGGCGCCATGA
- a CDS encoding TetR/AcrR family transcriptional regulator has translation MVSKSSAASAKSSSRPAGPGRPKDMGKRAAILEAAREMFTELGFGGVSMDGIAARAGVSKLTVYSHYGDKETLFAEAVRAQCQALLPDDLFGHALKGPLRTQLLDIGQAFFAMISSEAAMATHRMMLTPGTGDDHVREMFWNAGPKRTQQHLAQLLQAHVAAGALDIADLDLAASQFFCLVKGELYSLMMCGLCRDASQERIRAHVEASIDFFLRAYAAR, from the coding sequence ATGGTCAGCAAATCGTCCGCCGCCTCCGCCAAATCCTCCTCGCGTCCCGCCGGGCCCGGTCGCCCCAAGGACATGGGCAAACGCGCCGCGATCCTGGAAGCGGCACGGGAAATGTTCACCGAACTGGGCTTCGGCGGGGTCAGCATGGACGGCATCGCCGCCCGCGCCGGCGTCTCCAAGCTCACCGTCTACAGCCACTACGGCGACAAGGAAACCCTGTTCGCCGAGGCGGTGCGCGCGCAATGCCAGGCGCTGCTGCCCGACGACCTGTTCGGGCACGCCCTGAAAGGACCGCTGCGCACCCAGTTGCTGGACATCGGCCAGGCCTTCTTCGCCATGATCAGCAGCGAGGCGGCGATGGCCACCCACCGCATGATGCTGACCCCGGGCACCGGCGACGACCACGTCCGCGAGATGTTCTGGAATGCCGGTCCCAAGCGCACCCAGCAGCACCTGGCGCAACTGCTGCAGGCCCACGTCGCCGCCGGCGCGCTGGACATCGCCGACCTCGACCTGGCCGCCTCGCAGTTCTTCTGCCTGGTCAAGGGCGAGCTGTACTCGCTGATGATGTGCGGGCTGTGCCGCGACGCCAGCCAGGAGCGGATCCGCGCCCATGTCGAGGCCAGCATCGACTTCTTCCTGCGTGCCTATGCGGCGCGCTAG
- a CDS encoding protein-L-isoaspartate O-methyltransferase: MTIDYSQAREKMVEQQVRPWDVLDLRVLDVLSRLPRETFVPPAHRAVAYADLEIPLGHGQFMMKPVIEGRMLQALDLQPGEDVLEIGTGSGFVSACLGELGREVVSLEIEPALAAAARANLDAAGLGSNVRIETADAFAWNSERRFDVVCVTAAVTEIPAQFLAWLRPGGRLFAIRGRAPVMEAVLVHAEAGAPRTESLFETDLAYYLRGAAPVPQFTF; encoded by the coding sequence ATGACGATCGACTACTCCCAAGCCCGCGAAAAGATGGTGGAACAGCAGGTCCGTCCCTGGGACGTGCTGGACCTGCGCGTGCTCGACGTGCTGTCGCGGCTGCCGCGCGAGACCTTCGTGCCGCCGGCCCACCGCGCCGTGGCCTACGCCGACCTGGAGATTCCGCTGGGCCACGGCCAGTTCATGATGAAGCCGGTCATCGAAGGCCGCATGCTGCAGGCCCTGGACCTGCAGCCGGGCGAGGACGTGCTGGAGATCGGCACCGGCAGCGGCTTCGTCAGCGCCTGCCTGGGCGAGCTCGGCCGCGAAGTGGTCAGCCTGGAGATCGAGCCGGCCCTGGCCGCCGCTGCGCGCGCCAACCTGGACGCCGCCGGCCTGGGCAGCAACGTCCGCATCGAGACCGCCGACGCCTTCGCTTGGAACAGCGAGCGCCGCTTCGACGTGGTCTGCGTCACCGCCGCGGTCACCGAGATCCCGGCGCAGTTCCTGGCCTGGCTGCGCCCCGGCGGCCGCCTGTTCGCGATCCGCGGCCGCGCGCCGGTCATGGAAGCGGTGCTGGTGCATGCCGAAGCGGGCGCGCCGCGCACGGAATCGCTGTTCGAAACCGACCTGGCGTACTACCTGCGAGGCGCAGCGCCAGTCCCCCAGTTCACATTCTGA
- a CDS encoding SDR family oxidoreductase — MDLNGRSVILTGASGGIGAALCDELVAAGACVLAVGRDPVRLAQVAGRHPQGRVLPLPLDLSTPAGRAQLLAAAGALPIRPSLLLIAHAQSGFGLFAEQSEQDLRQLLDTNLMAPMLLVRALLPLLQAQPQATVVAVGSTFGSLGFPGFAGYSASKFGLRGLFEALAREYADSHVRFQYLAPRATRTAFNTAQVDAMNQELKVGADTPERVARALRQAIERGDRRLQIGWPEKLFARLNGALPGLVDRSLKAQLPVVRRHAARAPSRFGDAR, encoded by the coding sequence ATGGATCTCAACGGACGCAGTGTGATTCTCACCGGCGCCAGCGGCGGCATCGGCGCCGCCCTGTGCGACGAACTGGTGGCCGCCGGCGCGTGCGTGCTGGCGGTCGGCCGCGACCCGGTGCGCCTGGCGCAGGTCGCCGGCCGGCATCCGCAGGGACGGGTGCTGCCGCTGCCGCTGGACCTGTCCACGCCGGCCGGGCGCGCGCAGTTGCTCGCCGCCGCTGGGGCCTTGCCGATCCGTCCCTCGCTGCTGCTGATCGCGCATGCGCAGAGCGGCTTCGGCCTGTTCGCCGAGCAGTCCGAGCAGGATCTGCGGCAATTGCTCGACACCAACCTGATGGCGCCGATGTTGCTGGTGCGCGCGCTGCTGCCGTTGCTGCAGGCGCAGCCGCAGGCCACGGTGGTGGCGGTGGGCTCCACCTTCGGCAGCCTGGGCTTTCCCGGTTTCGCCGGCTACAGCGCCAGCAAGTTCGGCCTGCGCGGGCTGTTCGAGGCGCTGGCGCGCGAGTACGCCGACAGCCATGTGCGTTTCCAGTACCTGGCGCCGCGCGCCACCCGCACCGCGTTCAACACCGCGCAGGTGGATGCGATGAACCAGGAGTTGAAGGTCGGCGCGGATACGCCCGAGCGGGTGGCGCGCGCGCTGCGCCAGGCGATCGAACGCGGCGATCGGCGCCTGCAGATCGGCTGGCCGGAAAAGCTCTTCGCCCGCCTCAACGGCGCCTTGCCGGGGCTGGTGGACCGCAGTTTGAAAGCGCAGTTGCCCGTGGTGCGCCGGCATGCCGCGCGCGCTCCTTCCCGATTTGGAGATGCCCGATGA